The sequence gtcgtagagacatgaaacaaaaacctctatgtaggtctgacttagaccaagatttcatactctgacctccttcagcaaaaatcaacaggaagttggctaaaaccccttcaaaacaaaagtttcctaacatttttttatttttgcctctttgagctgtaatttgacccccttaaaatgcttcaaaactcaccaaatttgacacacacatcaggactggcgaaaatttccatctaatcaaaaacccaaaactcaaaattgcgctctagcgccccctaggaaaaaacacagacaaaacggcttgtaacttccgttaggaatgtcgtagagacatgaaactaaaacttctatgtaggtctgacttagaccgagATTTCATACTCtcacctccttcagcaaaaatcaacatgaagttggctaaaaaccccttcaaaacaaaagtttcctaaaaaaaattcatttttgcctctttgagctgtaatctgacccccttaaaatgcttcaaaactcaccaaactggacacacacatcaggactggtgaaaattgccatctaataaaaaaaaaaaaaaaaaaaaaaaaaactcaaaattgcgctctagcaccccctaggaataaaacagacaaaactactcctagaaagaaaacaaagacaaaactgccggtaacttccagtaggaatgtcatagcgacatgaaacactCACTcacacctacatttcatatattgaaacCTCCCAGCaaacatcaacaggaagtttgcaattcccccttcaaaacaaaagtgttgtaaaaaccagtcacctttttgaaacattatctcctctgagcgcgtttgttgtgtctgcttcaaactaccacaggagagagattggacccttctgattaaaagttgatgaaagagttttaattactgctactgttttgattttatcagccttcaaagaaccgctgcgctgaaaaccatttcaaagatggccgccgtgcgcagacacagtgagggagactttTTTTccccgtaccgtctgctgctggtgcgcacgcaccaacattcgtgaggtcagggctgtgatcgtctataccaagatggctgccaggtgccgtagctaagccggtatgttttaaagttgtcgtttgcctgcatatcgtaaaaacaaccttCCGACATTTTACAACTatttgtaaacttataggtgccgaccatctgggccgagttgcgacgagagagtgtgtcgatgttattacgccgagttggtaagtctgtttgctaatattagctactagccgtacccatgtattttcaatgggcggtttgaattgggttttaatcccgtttcctcctatgtttctgctccgattgaatttctttgtatgtctaGTCTTTATTTTGTGTACTTGCATAtagtgcctgactgttgtggcgttttaaggccatctgcgttttttatgcgccgagttggtaggtctatccttttgctaatagtagctactagccgtacccatgtatttacaatgggcggttagcatcggatttttctaacttatatctggcaGTAGACgcattatggaaggtaaaaaatacatttataataaaaagtactgTATAGTTCAGTGTTTcctacaggtcaggcatctatttgtggtggtgtggtcgggtggcggggagggtgtgtgtgtgtgtgtgtggggggggcttgagttagcggcggcggcgatgaccaagaagaacgcggagctggactataattacaacactttatgtacatatttatatacatatttacatattgatataatatgtaactacaagctccattcacagacagagtcccattgcttttatgcgagtcaaaagccccaaaaaaaataaaaataattataacattattattattttttttgtggcggccgtaatttttGCGTGGCggtccgccacaaataaatgaatgtgtgggaaaccctgatagttctaacttatatctgtcagtaggcacgttatggaaggtaaaaactacaatataatacaaagtagtgtgttgttctaacgtagatctgggaagcccagacttccctctcctcagccacttccatataaactcggtcccgtccatcgctgcttgcagctttaatttataattgaataatttttcaacaactttttagctatttttatatcgtttttcttcaaatagtttaagaaagaccactacaaatgagcaatattttgcactgttattcaatttaataaatcagaaactgattaatCTTAacctcaaaaatattacaaaaacaaagggtataaacaaaaggcgctctcagtggaggttaaaaacttggctacgaaaactaaaactcgcacaacgggagaactatgaacataaaataaaacttacaaactgtggcatgaaaaacatACTTGGACCCTAGaaggagcatggatcatcggcatggataacataggtgtgtaggaggtgacagagggtgagtagaaggtgatgtcgccaggctgactgcctggcaactgcaggcttaaatggtgacgacaggtacatgagttcaagtaaatcaggtgtgtgagtcgtgaaaacaggtgaactgactggtagtcatggaaacaaaaacaaaccaggttgcgcaaaaacaggaactaatggagtcaaaaacaaaacagaacataacaaaacagaacatgatcacaaagaaatgacaggtcttacttaaaaatgcacgcatttagttgtattcagtgttttaaaaatattatacggctctcacggaaatacattttgaaatatttggcttaatggctctctcaaccaaaaaggttcccgacccctggactagggggtacttaaataaataaaaaaattcacagggggtattacatcactgaaaaaaggttgagaaccactgtcttaaagcacctcatcCTGAGGGCCTTTCAGTGTTATAAATGCGTCCATTCtgtcttttctgtctacactctgtgtctgcttgtaagtactctgtgaatatgcaagaaaaaaaaatacaagaaaacaagaaagaaaaaaaaatacaaaaatgaggggtattttacttaaactatacaaaattatctgccaatagaacaagaaaatttggcttgtcaatacttttcaaaacaagtaaaattagctaacttcaatgaaccccaaaataccttaaaataagtatattctcactaataacaagtgtactactatacgagtaggtattttctattgtttcattgaaaataaaacggcagTCTATtttgctgtcatctgttttaatatgagaaacaattgtgtcaaagtcatgattttgttttacgttcttaaaataagaaattcttactttaaaaggtagttttatacttgtgagtgttgatgacaccgcTTTGCAACATtcaatattctagtttcaagcatgttttactcaatatagctcatcaaatctcagctacaagctgtaatatcttattgagatcatttaggacctaaacacttaaaacaagtataaaatccTATAtatgggatgcccaaaatgtccataacacacccagtcgagtcccatggggaggggggatgaaagttggaaaagtcagcaaaagtcccaaaaatgttcaaaatacctacacaggttcgagtcccacaagttctgccgccggccgggatgtccaaaacgcgcccagcaaagtcccacggagaggtggggagaaaaggtgagaaaagtcggtgaaatgttcaaaagtcccacccgggttcgagtgtgcactcaaactcaaactcgaacccggttgggactcgaaccttggtaggtattcagaaaattttgggggacttttgccgactttttcaaATTTTTCCCCCCCTatttcccgtgggactttgctcggtgcgttttggaaattttttgtatcccgggactcgtgggactggatcccggggaggtattttggacacaattgggacttatgaacattttggccgccttttccccctcttcttcctgtgcaccattgctgggtgtgttttggacacttggacaaaaacagtttcaagcatattttactcaaaataggtcataaaatgtgggaaacaagctgtaatatcttactgagatcatttaggagcaaaacccttaaaacaagtaaaatactctaacataaaatctgcttagtgagaagaattatcttaccagacagaaaacaagcaaatatcacccttatttgagatatttcatcttacttagatttcagtttttgcagtgtaagtatgcgctatttattttgcgaagagagtttgacccgacagtaattcaagtcaggtgcatactacatacccggcggcaattcaaggaaatacggtgtattaAATGTACTACTCTGAGAAAATCAAAGCATGTTTTATGGTAGGTTCCTGAGCTGGGGTATACACTATAATTAGATTTGGATCAATTTGTCTGGAAAAACTAAAGTCAGAACGATTTAATTGCATGCttctaggccaggggtagggaacctgcggctctagagccagatgtggctcatttgatgactgcatctggctctcggataaatctgagctgacattgcttaacacgataagtaataaatgattccgctggtaatcacagggttaaaaataacgttcaaaattaaaaaaattctcatgcattttgaatccatccatccgtttgctaccgcacctgttcaagaagttgcgttaatggtaagaagttatgtatttattattggttagtgtggggcttgccctcctgggggttcttcagaccaccaagcactgacctTAAAGCCTGTTAcagggttacgatattgttttatttttcattaagtctacactgcaaaaagtcagtcttcaaaaacaagggaaaaaaatacaaaaatgaggggtattttacttgaactaagcaaaattatctgccaatagaacaagaaaatttggcttgtcaagactttccaaaacaagtaaaattagctaacctcaatgaatcagaaataccttaaaataagtatagtctcactaataacaagtgcacttttcttggtaggaaaaaaatatgacacctttttgctcaatatgttgaaaaatattcctaaattcaGTAAATGCTAatggcattatcttgacataaaaaaaataaattattactttaaaaaatacttttatacttgtgggtgttgttgacacagctttgcaacagttgatattctagtttcaagcatgttttactcaatataggtcatgacatctcagctacaacctgtaatatcttactgagatcatttaggaccaaaacccttaaaacaagaaaaacactaacataaaatctgcttaatgagGATAATTATattatcagacataaaataagcaaatatcacccttatttgagatattaaatcttacttagatttcagtttttgcagtgtataagttgctttccagcaattgtctttccctctttcgttctcgctcgcgctctggctccagccccatccCCGTCtcgcctcctggctgctgcttataacagagcgacaggtgattggataacaacATTTACGctaatttcgaggccgatcctggcaacaccccgcttcgctggaggcctgcaggccacgccccctccacagttagcttcagaataacaatgttattacaaagaataagagacctattatactctagaaatgttggtcttacttaaaaatgcacacatttagttgtccagtgctaacattttttttttaaatggctcttacggaaatacgttttaaaatatttggattcttggctctctcagccaaaaaggttcccgacccctgttctaggcaCATGCATCCTAAGTGCCGGGACTTAGCGACTATCGTGTAGTCGTCTGCACTTTCTCTACACACGTCCCTGGCTTTAACAGCGCTCACAAGCCCCCGTAGGCCAGAACACTGGAGGTCTCACCTGTATGCACCTATCTCAATGTCCAACGCCATCTTGACATTGAGAAGGTCTTGGTAGTCTTTCAGGTAGCGCCCCATCTCCTGCTTGGCTTCATGGATGTCTCCATCCAGTTCATTGATCCTCAGCTGGGAACCACAAAGGAGCAAGTCTGTTAGATGCagaagtgggtagtaacgcgctacatctacttgagtaactgttgggataaattgtacttctaagagtagtttttatgcaacatacttttacttttacttgagtatatttataaagaaacgctacttttactccgctccatttatctacaatcagctcgttactcgctacttttttttttatcgatctgttaatgcacgttttgtttgttttgattttgtcagacacgcattcaaagtaggaactacacatgcctgcgtttcaccaatcaaatgcggtcactggtgaccttggaccaatcaaacaaaaccaggcggtcacgtgaccgtcacacgtcgaatccgacctaaaaaaagttgaaaaacttattggggtgttaccatttagtggtcaattgtgcggaatatgtactgtactgtgcaatctactaatacaagtttcaatcaatcaatcaatcaatcaatcaaaagtggaaaggaaaaaagaaaatttttatttcaaccgtacttcccgtcctaagcctaaagactgatcgcacagttcctgtcttcacaataaaagcgccgctccatcgcgcctgcgctaacaaaataagagtctccaaaagccggcgcaaacaagctagcaagctacggagtttgccgccaatgtatttcttgtaaagtgtataaaaacgaatacggaagctggacaaataagatgccaaaaaaccaacgactttcatgtggtattagacagaaaagaggaactttttttctcctccatttgaaaacgtggacgttatcagcactatactgtctgattccaatcaatgcgagtcatcagaatcaggtaatacaccaacttatattcttgtcttcatgaaagataggaatctatatgttaaacatgcatgtatattcattaaaacacctttaacatgtcaacaaaaatggcaaaataaaaaactataaattatatactgtatttatatatatgtatatatatatggtatatgtgtgtatgtatatatgaggtagatcacctcgacttggtcatttattaagtaattgattaacgttgaaaaacttattggggtgttaccatttagtggtcagttgtgcggaatatgtactgtactgtgcaatctactaataaaagtttcaatcaatcaatcaataaatgcctactgagcctatggtgctgttaagttattgtggctcaatttgccttaattttattattttaatgtattattatttaatatataatattgttttagttgattaagagatattcctggctctgaatttgctcattgctatttttatgtttttgtgcattacttgttgccgtaattatcaaacgaacaggttactcatcagttactcagtacttgagtagttttttcaccacatactttttacttttactcaagtaagtatttgggtgactactccttacttttacttgagtaataaatctctaaagtaactgtactcttacttgagtacaatttctggctactctacccacctctggttagatGTTGGAGTGTAAATGTCTAATGCAATCATGTAGTAGTTGTTCTTTACACTACCGCCACCTACAGGACCGGGGGTGGAACAAAATTAGCTTCGGACTTCACCTGGTACTTGTCCACCTCCTTCGCTTGGGTCTCCTCAAGCTCCGCTTGCTGTTTTTTAAGGGAGTCGATGACATTCCGGAGAGCCTCGATCTCGGAGGAGTGGGACCGGAGACGCCTCTGGTACTCCAAGGTCTCCTCGCGGATGGCGTGTGCCGCCTCGTTGTTCTTGCCGGCCACCTCCGCCACGCTGGCGCACTTGCTCCTGTACCAGTCCTCCGCGGCCTGCATGTTCTTGCCGGCCAGCCGCTCGTACTGGGCCCGGATTTCCCGCAGCGCCGCGGAGAGGTCGGGCCGGGGCACCTTCACCTCCTCCACGCTGATGTTGACCACCTGCAGCTGGGCCTGCAGCTCCTTGTGCTCCTCAGCAAAGACTTTCCTCAGGAAGGCTATCTCGTCACACAAGGAGGCCACAGTGGCCTCGGCGTCACAGTTGGAGAGCCCAGCCCGGTCCGCCTCCTCCCTGACTTGCAGAAGCACTTCCTCAGCAACCAAACGCCGCTGAACCTCCTCCTCCAAGCGCACCTTCATCTGCCGCTGCACGCCATGCAGGTAGTCCCTCTCCGTCTCCATCTGCGCCTTGTCTTCGCTCTCAGACTCAATCATGGCCCTCAAAGTACGTGCCTCCCCTTCGTAAGTAGCCTGCAGACGGGATGGACGGTCCCGCCGCTTGCGCCAGCCCTCGAGTTCCACCAGCAGGGCTCGGTTCTGCAGCTCCAGGTGCCTGACCTTCTCGATGTAGGTGGCGAAGCGGTCGTTAAGGTCCACCAACTGCTCTTTCTCCTGTGAGCGCAGACCCAGCAGCCGGGAGTTGACCGAGCTCAGGTCCATCCTTTCGTGACCACCCGGAAAGGAAGAGGAGCCCAGCTGGGCGGCCCTCCTGTCCGATTGCGGAGCTGGATGTGAGGAGTAGAGCGAGGAGGGACGGGATGCGTTAAAGTGGAGTCGGGAGCCTTTGGAGCCGTCCCAAGGTCGGCGGTAGAAGATGAAAGAGCTCATGATGAGTGAAACTGAAATGGATGTTTTAGTTTCAGAAGAGTAATTTAAGTCCCCCTTGTTCTGCACACCATCGGTGTGAACGAGCGAGCGTTTCTGCACTGCAGCAGCTCGGTGGTGCTGCGGAAGACTCACTTTTTATAGCGCGGAGCACGCCCCCTCCTCTCCCGCCCCCTCCACATGAGTGATGTCAGCACTCGACAGGCCAATAGCAGACCGCTGCAGTGAGCTCGGTCTTCAGACTCTCAGTCCCAGCAGTAGGGCCGCATGaagctctagatcaggggtgcccacactttttctgcaggcgagctacttttcaattgaccaactcgaggggatctacctcatttatatatatcatttatatttatttatttatgaaagagacatttttgtaaacaagttaaatgtgtttaatgataatacaagcatgtgtaacacatatagatgtctttctttcacgtagacaagaatataagttggtgtattacccgattctgatgactcgcattgattggaatcagacagtaatgatgataacgcccacattttcaaatggaggaggaaaaaaagttgtcctttctgtacaataccacatgaaagtggttggtttttggcatctaatgcatccagcttccatacactttacaagaaaaacattggcggcaaattccgtagcttgcttgattgacattcacggcacccgagggtcttgtgagatgacgctggctgctgccagttcattattatgaaaaaaatgacagataggaaggcgagaaacactttttatttcaacagactttcgcgccgtcccttccgtcaaaactctaaaggccgacagcacatttcctatcttcacaataaaagccctgcttcatgctgcctgcgctacaTACATAAAGTGTGTTCTTTTTTGGTAGAAAACAACATTACAGTGCTGGGAAACAAAGTGTTTGTTGCATGTAGGACCCTTTAATGTGCTGCACACTGGTCCTGCACTCACAGTGCACCTTCATGTCAACCACTGGAAGTGAAAAGTGGTCGTGCTTTGGTTCTTTTTTTGGTCGCCAGACCGATACATTGTACACACCTCCAGCATGGAGTGGAAATCAGTTTGGATCTGGATCGGATTTGTGCCTCGAAACTTGTTAGTTTGGGGTCAAATTTACTTCCGGGATTcttatcagtggcctagtggttagatcaggggtcagcaacctttttgaaagcaagagctactacttgggtactgattaatgccaagggctaccagtttgatacacacttcaataaattgccagaaatagccactttgctcaatttacctttaatagataaatctatatatataaaacaaatgggtatttctgtgtgtttttttccttctatggaaggtttttttgtagagaataaatgatgaaaaaagcacttaattgaacggtttaaaagaggagaaaacaggaaaaaaatgaaaataaaaatttgaaacatagtttatcttcaatttcgactttaaaattcaaaattcaaccgaaaaaaatgaagagaaaaactagctaattcgaatttttttgaaaaattgaaaaaaaaagaattcatggaacatcattcgtaatttttcctgatttaagattaattttacaattttgatgacatgttttaaataggttaaaatcccatctgcacttttttttgttagaatatttaacaaattggaccaagctatatttctaacaaagacaaatcattatttcttctagatttttccagaccaaaaattttgaaagaaattcaaaaaactttgaaataagatttaaatttgattctacagattttctagatttgccagaatattttttggggaattttaatcctaagtatatttcacaaatatttttcgtcgaaaaaacagaagctaaaatccatccatccatccatttcctaccgcttatttcctttcggggtcgcggggggcgctggcgcctatctcagctacaatcgggcggaaggcagggtacaccctggacaagtcgccacctcatcgcagggccaacacagatagacagacaacattcacacactagggaccatttagtgttgccaatcaacctatccccaggtgcatgtctttggaagtgggaggaagccggagtacccggagggaacccacgcactcacggggagaacatgcaaactccacacagaaagatcctgagcctggatttgaacccaggactgcaggaacttcgtattgtaaggcagacgcactaacccctctgccaccgtgaagcccagaagcta comes from Nerophis ophidion isolate RoL-2023_Sa linkage group LG24, RoL_Noph_v1.0, whole genome shotgun sequence and encodes:
- the neff2 gene encoding neurofilament light polypeptide; this encodes MSSFIFYRRPWDGSKGSRLHFNASRPSSLYSSHPAPQSDRRAAQLGSSSFPGGHERMDLSSVNSRLLGLRSQEKEQLVDLNDRFATYIEKVRHLELQNRALLVELEGWRKRRDRPSRLQATYEGEARTLRAMIESESEDKAQMETERDYLHGVQRQMKVRLEEEVQRRLVAEEVLLQVREEADRAGLSNCDAEATVASLCDEIAFLRKVFAEEHKELQAQLQVVNISVEEVKVPRPDLSAALREIRAQYERLAGKNMQAAEDWYRSKCASVAEVAGKNNEAAHAIREETLEYQRRLRSHSSEIEALRNVIDSLKKQQAELEETQAKEVDKYQLRINELDGDIHEAKQEMGRYLKDYQDLLNVKMALDIEIGAYRQLLEGEEIRLSHAYLPGTH